A stretch of DNA from Candidatus Zixiibacteriota bacterium:
AGGGGCGCATAATGCGGTCGTGTGGAAATTGTTATAGCGTAGACCGCCGTTCGCCAGCCGGTCCAAGGTCGGCATCTGGGCGGGTCCGCCGAAGGTGCTCGGCACTCCAAAGCCCATGTCATCGATTAGGATAATTAGAACATTGGGTGCGCCTGCGGGCGCTTTGACCTCGAAGCGAGCGGGCGCCTTGGCCTTGCGTGCGTCGAGCTCCTTATAGGTTGGCAGTTTCGGTTCGTGGATGGGCAGCACCGTGCGATCAATTGGCTGTTGCGCAGAGGCACTCGTGGCAAGAGACATGAACACCGCGCAGGCCAGGGCGGCCCATACCCTTGAAGTTGACTCCAGCATCTCGATCCCTTCCACAGAGGCTGAAATTGCCAAGCTCTGAACCGCCCCGAGATTGCCGGAGGCTCCAACTCTTGAGAGACTGGAGCCATGACGAACCATACCAAATCCCCGAAGTTCTCAGCCGAGGTGCGTGAGCGCGCCGTCCGGATGGTGCTCGACCACG
This window harbors:
- a CDS encoding sulfatase-like hydrolase/transferase; this translates as MSLATSASAQQPIDRTVLPIHEPKLPTYKELDARKAKAPARFEVKAPAGAPNVLIILIDDMGFGVPSTFGGPAQMPTLDRLANGGLRYNNFHTTALCAPTRAALLSGHNHHMNNMGSITETATAFPGYTGVTPQNLAPISNILRLNGYSTAQFGKNHETAAWEISPSGPTDRWPTRKGFDKFYGFFGGETNQWSPL